A DNA window from Gorilla gorilla gorilla isolate KB3781 chromosome 19, NHGRI_mGorGor1-v2.1_pri, whole genome shotgun sequence contains the following coding sequences:
- the UTP15 gene encoding U3 small nucleolar RNA-associated protein 15 homolog yields MAGYKPVAIQTYPILGEKITQDTLYWNNYKTPVQIKEFGAVSKVDFSPQPPYNYAVTASSRIHIYGRYSQEPIKTFSRFKDTAYCATFRQDGRLLVAGSEDGGVQLFDISGRAPLRQFEGHTKAVHTVDFTADKYHVVSGADDYTVKLWDIPNSKEILTFKEHSDYVRCGCASKLNPDLFITGSYDHTVKMFDARTSESVLSVEHGQPVESVLLFPSGGLLVSAGGRYVKVWDMLKGGQLLVSLKNHHKTVTCLCLSSSGQRLLSGSLDRKVKVYSTTSYKVVHSFDYAASILSLALAHEDETIVVGMTNGILSVKHRKSEAKKESLPRRRRPAYRTFIKGKNYMKQRDDILINRPAKKHLELYDRDLKHFRISKALDRVLDPTCTIKTPEITVSIIKELNRRGVLANALAGRDEKEISHVLNFLIRNLSQPRFAPVLINAAEIIIDIYLPVIGQSPVVDKKFLLLQGLVEKEIDYQRELLETLGMMDMLFATMRRKEGTSVLEHTSDGFPENKKIES; encoded by the exons ATGGCTGGTTATAAGCCTGTAGCTATTCAGACATATCCTATACTTGGTGAAAAAATCACCCAAGATACACTGTACTGGAACAACTATAAG accCCTGTTCAGATTAAGGAATTTGGTGCAGTTTCAAAAGTAGACttttctcctcagcctccatATAATTATGCTGTCACAGCTTCCTCAAGA ATTCACATTTATGGCCGATACTCCCAAGAACCTATAAAAACCTTTTCTCGATTTAAAGACACAGCATACTGTGCTACTTTTCGACAAGATGGTAGATTGCTTGTGGCTGGCAGTGAAGATGGTGGAGTTCAACTTTTTGATATAAGTGGGAGGGCTCCCCTCAGGCAGTTTGAAGGCCATACAAA AGCAGTTCATACAGTAGATTTTACAGCTGACAAATACCACGTGGTCTCTGGGGCTGATGATTATACAGTTAAATTATGGGATATTCCAAACTCCAAAGAAATTTTGACATTTAAAGAACACTCTGATTATGTGAGGTGTGGATGTGCTAGCAAACTTAATCCGGATCTCTTTATAACAG GATCATATGATCATACTGTGAAGATGTTTGATGCACGAACGAGTGAGAGTGTTCTCTCTGTTGAGCATGGGCAGCCAGTGGAGAGTGTCCTACTTTTCCCCTCTGGAGGTCTTCTGGTGTCAGCAG GAGGTCGTTATGTTAAAGTCTGGGACATGTTAAAAGGAGGACAATTGCTAGTATCTTTGAAAAATCATCACAAAACCGTGACATGTTTATGTCTAAGCAGCTCTGGACAGAGGTTACTCTCTGGCTCACTGGATAG gaaGGTGAAAGTATACAGCACAACTTCCTACAAAGTAGTCCACAGTTTTGATTATGCAGCTTCAATTTTGAGTCTTGCCCTTGCA CATGAAGATGAGACAATAGTTGTAGGAATGACCAATGGAATACTGAGTGTTAAACATCGGAAATCTGAAGCAAAGAAGGAATCACTTCCCAGAAGAAGAAGGCCTGCATATCGAAcctttattaaaggaaaaaattacaTGAAGCAACGG GATGACATTTTGATTAACAGGCCAGCAAAGAAGCACCTAGAATTGTACGACAGGGATCTGAAACATTTTCGGATCTCTAAGGCACTCGATAGAGTTCTTGAT CCCACTTGTACAATAAAGACACCCGAGATTACAGTGTCCATCATAAAGGAGTTAAATCGAAGAGGAGTCCTTGCAAATGCGCTTGCAGGTCGGGATGAGAAGGAAATCAGTcatgttcttaattttttgataAG GAATCTTTCTCAGCCAAGATTTGCCCCTGTTTTAATCAATGCTGCTGAAATAATTATCG atATATATCTGCCTGTAATTGGTCAGTCCCCTGTAGTTGATAAAAAGTTTTTACTACTTCAAGGACTTGTAGAAAAAGAGATTGATTACCAAAGAGAATTGTTAGAAACCTTGGGGATGATGGATATGCTTTTTGCCACcatgagaaggaaggaaggcactTCTGTGTTGGAACATACATCTGATGGATTTCCAGAGAATAAGAAGATAGAATCATAG